The sequence CCTGCAAGCTATGGCATTAAAATGTCTTCGTTTCATTTTAGCCAAAGGAATGTATCATGTCCCTGGCAATTCTAATGTGACTCTTAAGTTGTTTGGTGTCATAAATCAGTCTGATTTTCCACCAGCTTTGCGTTTTGATGCTCTGAGAGCTTTATGCAAGGTATTATCTCTTGCTCTGTCAAATTTACGATATTATAATCATGCTGGTACTGCTTATATTCTCTTACTTTGCAGATACTTCCGAGCAACCTAGATACAATTCCATGCACAGAGATCCTCACTATTTTCTCCAAgatcttacaaattgttgagttcaAAATACAATCTCCAATAATCTCAGAGAGGCTTTTCGCTATTCATGTATTAGCTAGTATTTTCGACAAGCTTTTGGGGATACTGAAAGATGCAGCAGGTGGAATTGGCTCAACTGTTTCGTCTCATATGCTTACATTCATCATAGATCGCATCTCCCAACTAATTAAGTTAGTGGTTGTTAATCCTCATCCAGACAAAGGAGCGGAGCAGGAGGTAAAGAgtttacttttcattttagttAATCTGGTTGAAAGACATCGAGATCTCTCTGGTATTGCGCTGGATAAAATCTGTATAGTTATCGAACATCTGGTCAGCATGCTTAATGAAATTACCAGTATGACGAATTCAGGATCAGAAGATTATCATGTAACAGAGCTTGACAAAGAGAACCATACATCAAGTGCATCAAGAGTCTTGATTTCTTTATCCCAGATTCTGATAACTTGCTTTGAAATGCTGGATGTCCCCACTGCTGGTGCCACCCAAGTGTTTAGCAGAATGGAGCATCTGGTTGAGCATGTGCACCAGTGCAGCTTACTTCCTGTTTACATCCGCCTAATATATGACCTTTTGTTGCACTTCCATGATGCATATCAGTGTATGTGGCTGGCGATGGGGGAAGATCTGGTTTCTAATAGAAATTTTCGTCTATCTCGTTGTAGTTCTCTCTCACATGATGTTTCCCTGTCCCAGCATGAAATTCTCATTATTGATCATGTGAAGcaaattttggttaaaaaagaTTATTGGTTGTCTTATAAGCTGGCAAAATATGCGGTATGTAATGGTGCATGGTTGGTATCTGCTTACGTGTATGGGGAACTAATACCTATGGTTCAATCTGATATCTGTCGTTTTTGGTTAAAATCTTTATCCAGTCTTTCAGAATTAGAAAGGAAAGTTCAGTTGTTCGGGCTTACTCTTTCTGGAAAAGCAGCTGGCGatattgtgatggcttatcaaattGAAAATGTTATTGGGGCTTCCAACAAGCTTTGTTCTTTAGAGGAAGCTTTTGATGCCTCTGTTTCTGGTCTTGCTTTTACTTTTCAGAGATGGTTTGTTACTTTAAGATCGAAAGTTGTTGGAACTGTTGCGGATGTACTtagattattgagcatgaatttGTTTTCACAAGAAGCCACCAGAAGTATTGAACAAATAGAGGCGAGGATGTTGATGCAGCACTCGAATTCTTCACAAGGACTCAGCTATTGGTTGCAATTGCTTGCCCGTACTTCTTCCGAGTTCATGAGACTAGCAAAGCAATTTGATCTGTTAGCAATGTCATTCCTTGGCATGGACAGGAAAAGTATGAAGATTGTTTCTGATCTAGGATTAAGTTGTTCGTTATTAGCCTTTAGTACCGGATTATCATTACGTTTTGCCAGTTTCCATGATAAGCAAAATTGTAGTACTTATGGTCTTGAAAACTCAGATGAGCAATTTCATACTCTGCTAGTTCATGAGTTGTTAAGAAGACTTCGGTATACAGACTTAGAGACTAGCAAAAATCTGTTGCATCTTTTGGATTTCCGTCGAAGCTCTAGGTGCTCTTCCATGCAAGAATGCCAAAATGAAGTCTCTACCACTATTGTTGAAGCGAGAGATGTTGTTAAACTTTGTAAATATTCCGTTCAGAGAATTCTTGGTTTGCAAGAGATTATTGTACATGGCAATAATGGTATATCCCAAATTCCTCATGATGCGTTGCAGTTGCTGTTCAGCATTGTTATCTCATGGATACAGATCCCTTTCCGGACTCCGAAATACTTTTTTCAATTAAGGTAACTGAAGTTTCTTACATGGACTTCTGCAATCAACAAGAAGGAGCTTTTATTGAATTTATTGAGATATTCTACTGCTGTCAACATGTTTGTCTCATATTTCACATGCTAGCCAACTTATGCTTTCATGTCATTGTCCCTTCTTGATCTAAAATTGTCTCCGGTGGGAACACAAGTAACAGATCATTTGAAACAGTAGTGGCTTTTTAGACAAAAGAGATCTGTTTGATTCAAATTTGAATGATTCTAGGGCTGTACATTTTAGTTCTAATAGCATTCTAATATTGAACTGTCAAATGGCAGGCCCCCCATTTCTGCTGAGCTTTTCATAACAAATGAAGATGGGAAAAAGATGGGCAATATCTGTGTCTTGTCAGGCTTTCAGCTCCCCCTAACTCTGTGTATTCAGCTAAGAAATATATCGCCAGACCAGCTGTCTCGGATGTCGAAGTTGTACTGCATCCTTCACTCACAGACATCCTTTCAAGTATTTAGTCCAAACAGGCTTAAGAAGGTACCAGAGTCCAGTTGTCAAGCTTGGAAAAGTGATCACATGGTAGGCCTTAATGACAAGCTATTGCACTTTACAACAGGGACTACTGTGTGGGATGGATTACGTGCTGTGGGAAGTGCTGAAGGGACTTTGGCTGTGGAtaaatttgtgtattttgatCCTAATGAGAAAGGTCAAGGATTTGCAACCTGCTTGCTAGATGTTTCTTCATTCCCTGTGGGTTCTTACCAAATCAAATGGCACAGCTGTTGTATAGACAAAGATGGTGCTTACTGGAGCCTTCTGCCCCTGAACACTGATCAGTTCTTCACCGTACAGTAATGTTCTAATAGTGGTCCATTCATTGGAGTGCCATAGACATAGTGCAACTATTTAGTTAGAGCTAGAATGAGATTTCTATTAGCAGAACAATTTATTTGAAGCTTTTTGGTGAACTACCTAGAGTACCATGGACCAATCTGGGTTTCAACAATTGTGCCGGACCCAAACCCATGTTTACACTATGGTAATTTGGTTATCCTTTATTTATGGCCAAATCTTCTCCCACATTACTTCATCCTActccttattattatttgatCAATGCCGAGGATTTAATTGCAGATTTCTCAATTTTCTGTTaattctttctgtcttttttctgGTAATTCCAAATTCATGCCAAAGTGAATTAATTCTTTGGCTATTGGATTGAAATTTCTGCCAATTTTGATCTTTTCTGCTCTTAGTTAGTAGATTAATTGATTCTTGATGTGTAGCTGTATGACTTGTTTGATTTATCAAGAAAAAGAACTAGGGGGATGGGGGTGTTTACAGTGCACTTTATTTAGATTGGTGGTCGAATACTACAActaacaacaaacctagtgtattcccacagcgtggggtctggggagggtgagatatacgcagtccatatcgctacctccgaagaagtagaggggttgtttttgataggtcctcggctcaagataaagaataataaaaagggGATGGATTgcataaaagaaataaagaataagaaataataagataaaaattgcagaaatatgaaatacgggaaataagagcaacacggaataagaaaaataggaactaagaaataagaaatatgacacccacctagtagtaacatactcACATACCAAAGACACTCATGTACACTGTCTTATGGTTACTAACTTGGTTATACAAGACCTCTCCTGActgcttgctacaacccacacgctagcactagccttctacccttatcctcGACCgctacaccttcctatctagggtcatgtcctcaataagctgAAGCTGCTTCATGTCATgtttaatcacctccctccagtatttcttcagcctacctgtACTCCTCCAGAAGCTATTCAACGCTagcttctcacacctacgaatcgaGGCATCCGCgaccctcctcatcacatgcccaaaccatctcagcttTTCTTTCCGCATCCtttcctccaccgaagccactcccaccttctcctggataatctcattcctaactttgtctcctctagtaagtccacacatccaacgcaacattctcattttcgccactttcaatttttggatgtgaacgtgcttaactggccaacactcgcTCCGTATAAGATGGCCGGAcgaactgccactctatagaatttgcctttaagcttaaggggcaccttcttatcgcacaacactcccgaggcgagcctccacttcatccaacctgctccaatacgtttagaaaatcctcatcaatctcaccattccctggatcatagacccaagatacttaaaactatccctcctacAGACATCCTGGGAATCCAGCCCcaccaccacttcgtcctcctGCCTCGAATCACTAAAATTGCATttcaaatactccgtcttggacctactcaacctgaacctcttagactcaagggtttgcctccaaacctccaatttgttATTCACTCCCcaccccccgcgtctcatcaatcaacactgcatcatccgcaaataacatacaccaaggtaaCTCGCCTTGAATACTCcacgtcaacacgtccatcaccgaTGCAAAAAGAAAcagactaagagttgatccctgatgcaaccctgtctcaattgaaaaatgctctgagtctcctcccgtcgTCCTCACCCGGGTCTTTCCTccctcgtacatgtccttaatagctctgatgtacgccaccggaacccctctcacctccaagcatctccaaaggacCTCCCTCGGGAAGCTAATTAAAATACAGGATGGATAGAAAtgctaacaacaacaacaacaacaaacccagtgtattcccacatagtaaggtctggggagggtaaaatgtacacagtccatacctctacctctaaagaagtagaaaggctgtttccgatagatccccggcTTGAGACACGGAgtaataaacaaattcatagtaaagcatggaacaagatggcataacataaatacgacacccacaagtaatagtaaacagagaaaaataaatagattcgtaataaagtatgaaacaaggtatcataacaagaataatacccccaccaagtaatgccctacactagcgacccaaactgaccctagccttctgccctaattcgcgttctccagatcttcctatctaggatcatgtcctcagtgagctgtaactgctccatgtcccgcctaatcacctctccctagtacttcttcgacctacccctaccccgcctaaaaccatccaaagctagcctctcacacctacaaaccggagcatccatgcccctcctcatcacgtgtccgaaccatctcaatcggacttcccgcatcttattctccactggagtcacaccaaccttctccttgatagtctcatttcgaactctatcccccctagtcagcccacacatccaacgcaacatccgcatttccgccatctgcattttttgaatgtgggagtttttaactggccaacactccgctccatataacATGACCGGACGGACTGctaccctgtagaatttgcctttaagcttgggcgacaccttcttatcacacaaccccccgaagcgagcttccacttcatccatcccaccccaatacggtgcgagacatcctcgtcaatctcaccattaccttgaatcacggacccgagatgGATAGAAATGCTAAATGgaaattatagttttttttttctcatttaacAATTTGATTCTATCTCAATGTATAGTGTAAAAATGATGTGACTAGTAAGTATGGCAGATATGGATCAATTATTGCTGAATCAGAGAGTCCTAGATTGTTCCTGTTCTTATGGGTTGTCGGAAATGTCTAGTTGGGTGAGGGAAAAAAATCAGGTCTGTTCTCGTGGTACAATTTTATCACTTATCCATCAAAGGATCTTATCTAAATGTTTCTTAAACGGAATGTTATTAccatttttaaaataagaaatttacctTTACTTACTGGGCTTGTCCTTAGTTACTAGATTATGTCCATTACAATTCCTAGTTAGGGATTTCAGttgtttttatgtattttaagtaGGAATATATCCTGTTTACTCACTTTTAAATTTGTAAATCTCGTAATGGagtctacaacaacaacatacccagtgtatttccacatagtggagTCCCtagtgtacgcagatcataccactacctcaggtgaagtggAGAGGCAAATCTCGTAATGGAGTCTCTACCTGGAAATTCTGAAACTTGAGTGGAATAGGAGGTGCCTGTGGACTCAAAAACTTTTAGCTTTCGAAAAGGAGAAAACTCCAAAACTTTTGTATTAATTCAACCTTTAAGGCTGACTTATATGTTAAAATGGAATCTTATTTGTAAATTGTTGTGCTTGGGGTACCTCATGAACATCTATAATAAGGTGTGGTCAGTCATTTGTTTTTTTGGCATTTACGCAGTTTCTAGAAAATGTCTAATAACAGTCATCTTTTCATTTGAGAATTGAGACGTCTTAAAATGTTTGATGCCATTCTATTTTACATAAATTTCACTACTTCCAAAGCTCaaatttattagttattcaaagtttgagatatgtgatCTCTGTGCTCcaactttttcaaaattttccatCATTGATGTAATATCTACGTGTCAAACAACAACAATGCAACCAGTATAATCCCACGAAGTAGGATCTAGGGAGGGcggagtgtatgcagaccttacctctacctcagtGGTACAAAGGCAGTGGTACAAAGGctgttgtttctgatagaccctcggttCTTGAAAAATTGCCCAAAGTAGTCCAGAAAAAAGTATCAGACGTACAGGAAGTATCAGATAGTAACAAAAACAGCAGGaacagaaactacaacaaaaaGCAAATACCTTACCAAAGCTGAAGCCAATTATTATCTgagctcattttattttttcgtgTAGGAGGATATCATAATTTGGGACATTAATATTTGTTAGGTAGAATGAGTCGCTAAGTGTTTTATTGAATCAGTTTAAACCATAATGTGGTAATGTCTCTCAAAATTTGGATAGTATGTTATTATTAGCAGCTTATCCAGAGAAAAGTGTTTAGATTACTTTGTAACCGGCTCCTGATCATACCCGTTGCATCTCATTTGTTGTTACTtcatttaattagaaaaattagTTCATTGATAAAGTTCATTCCAGTGCTTCTTCTCtcaattttttgaattgattgCAGAGATTTCTTGACATTATCTAGATATGGTCAAAGGAAGCTATATTTAATCAAGAGAAAGTGGATTCTTTGTTCTAGATGTTTCTTATGCGAAAAAGAGGCGGAAACAGTTGGCCGTTTATTTCTTCACGGCAACATCACTAACCAATTATGGAACATCTTCATTAATCTCAGAGGTATAGCCTGGACAATGCCTAGAAAGATTTCTAAAGCTCTCTCCTTAGCTGGGAAGCAGCTGGAATTGGAGCAGACGAACAGTAGCAATACAGTACAGAAGATCAATCAAACTTAATTGTATTCTGTTGTTTTGTTTTTGGTGCAATCAGGTCTATTCAGAAGATATTATATCTATCCTAGACACTTTAGGTTCTTGTTAGGATGGTAGGCCTGTTTTGCTTACTTTTGCTCACATGTATATATGGTTTCTGTACAACCTATGTACTGAATTGTGCTTAACACATACTACAACCGTTACCttcacaacaaaaaaaaaaaaagaaaaaacgttATCTAGATATGGTCGGTTGGCGTACATCATCTATAAGAAGAGTGACAGAACTCGTCAAGGCGATCTGTGATTTACTATTCATTTGTTACTTCAATTGTCCATAAATATAGGTCTGTGAATGTTGGCATTTAGTCAAGATAAAGAAGGAAAAGGACATCCAAGTATATAATTGGGTTGGGTAAGTAATATTTACTCAAGGTTCCCAATCTAAATTTTATCCTGCCAAGTTTGGCCAGGTCTAACTGAAATTCCTGGGAATAGGTATAGGGACAATATGATCGAGAACTGAAACTTAAGGGTGTATCAG comes from Capsicum annuum cultivar UCD-10X-F1 chromosome 2, UCD10Xv1.1, whole genome shotgun sequence and encodes:
- the LOC107859285 gene encoding uncharacterized protein LOC107859285 — its product is MEKTPSACAMQWSIDLEKSLRSNKPGKSTEAILRIGPRLEWWNRVSNLHAAEYKIFGLIPGEDKLLANAILLRLTDAFKSGDKHMKICIVKIFLSELKQRRQLRSEGRKDEGILSKDKLDSYSELLTRIKIVFDSGDVEERALSLGLFGCWAHIAKDSADVRYLILSSLVSINILEAKASLFAAGCFSELADDFAYVFLEMLGGLLTSSGTSKAIRLAGGRAFAKMWCSILLADRAHKTGVKLILESSEEEFSLVMLVSLSKIASKWTPLLPRQMDLLSSFMTKDRGLSLQAMALKCLRFILAKGMYHVPGNSNVTLKLFGVINQSDFPPALRFDALRALCKILPSNLDTIPCTEILTIFSKILQIVEFKIQSPIISERLFAIHVLASIFDKLLGILKDAAGGIGSTVSSHMLTFIIDRISQLIKLVVVNPHPDKGAEQEVKSLLFILVNLVERHRDLSGIALDKICIVIEHLVSMLNEITSMTNSGSEDYHVTELDKENHTSSASRVLISLSQILITCFEMLDVPTAGATQVFSRMEHLVEHVHQCSLLPVYIRLIYDLLLHFHDAYQCMWLAMGEDLVSNRNFRLSRCSSLSHDVSLSQHEILIIDHVKQILVKKDYWLSYKLAKYAVCNGAWLVSAYVYGELIPMVQSDICRFWLKSLSSLSELERKVQLFGLTLSGKAAGDIVMAYQIENVIGASNKLCSLEEAFDASVSGLAFTFQRWFVTLRSKVVGTVADVLRLLSMNLFSQEATRSIEQIEARMLMQHSNSSQGLSYWLQLLARTSSEFMRLAKQFDLLAMSFLGMDRKSMKIVSDLGLSCSLLAFSTGLSLRFASFHDKQNCSTYGLENSDEQFHTLLVHELLRRLRYTDLETSKNLLHLLDFRRSSRCSSMQECQNEVSTTIVEARDVVKLCKYSVQRILGLQEIIVHGNNGISQIPHDALQLLFSIVISWIQIPFRTPKYFFQLRPPISAELFITNEDGKKMGNICVLSGFQLPLTLCIQLRNISPDQLSRMSKLYCILHSQTSFQVFSPNRLKKVPESSCQAWKSDHMVGLNDKLLHFTTGTTVWDGLRAVGSAEGTLAVDKFVYFDPNEKGQGFATCLLDVSSFPVGSYQIKWHSCCIDKDGAYWSLLPLNTDQFFTVQ